Proteins encoded in a region of the Dreissena polymorpha isolate Duluth1 chromosome 6, UMN_Dpol_1.0, whole genome shotgun sequence genome:
- the LOC127836003 gene encoding perlucin-like protein, translated as MDPQPTALEHMCGEEKLIKKVPHGLITSHDCTVIKCPHGFEEYNHACYTVVKDAVAFVDAYRRCEAMNSYLLNVDSTPELNFLRKLVGRAGGWVPGFWTGGFYDTIRRTQGPQGRQGTWFWRKTDLNGRETVTQVTPDNTDVNWWGIDPFNNWYPAKDWLMLNTEKHWLMLNTDDFKLYGETYFVKLGYICETVAK; from the exons ATGGATCCTCAGCCAACGGCATTGGAACATATGTGTGGCGAAGAGAAACTTATAAAAAAGGTCCCACATGGTTTGATCACAAGTCACGATTGTACAGTCATCAAG TGCCCCCATGGCTTCGAGGAATATAACCATGCCTGCTACACTGTGGTCAAAGATGCTGTGGCCTTCGTCGATGCGTACCGCAGATGCGAGGCGATGAACAGCTACCTTCTGAACGTGGATTCCACTCCAGAGTTGAACTTTCTTAGAAAGCTTGTCGGACGTGCTGGCGGTT GGGTTCCAGGATTTTGGACAGGTGGATTTTATGATACGATTCGCAGAACCCAGGGGCCCCAGGGGAGGCAAGGGACGTGGTTCTGGAGGAAGACTGATCTTAATGGACGAGAAACAGTGACGCAAGTGACGCCAGATAATACTGACGTAAACTGGTGGGGAATTGACCCCTTCAATAACTGGTACCCCGCTAAAGACTGGCTGATGCTTAATACCGAAAAACACTGGCTGATGCTTAATACCGATGACTTCAAGCTGTACGGTGAAACCTATTTCGTGAAGCTGGGGTACATTTGTGAAACTGTGGCTAAATAA